A stretch of Flavobacterium sp. N2270 DNA encodes these proteins:
- the rpsU gene encoding 30S ribosomal protein S21: MLIIPIKDGENIDKALKRYKRKFDKTGTVRQLRARQQFIKPSVTNRAKIQKAYYIQRMNDALEG; this comes from the coding sequence ATGTTAATTATACCAATTAAAGACGGAGAAAATATCGACAAAGCGCTAAAACGCTATAAGAGAAAATTTGATAAAACAGGAACTGTTCGTCAGTTACGTGCACGTCAACAATTCATTAAACCGTCTGTTACAAACAGAGCTAAAATCCAAAAAGCATATTATATTCAACGAATGAATGACGCTTTAGAAGGATAG
- a CDS encoding tyrosine-type recombinase/integrase, with translation MDSNLNAYQNYLLKEKNYSVHTIKAYLRDVSSFKQYLVNNHDNVQLENVNYSLIRNWIVFLVESDNSNISVNRKISSLKSFYRFLLKIKAIQQNPLLKHKSLKTAKKVQIPFSENELNDVFNLNIYNSDFEGIRNYLIIELFYTTGIRRAELIGLKLSNVDLLNKTIKVLGKRNKERIIPLLDCTIDLIKKYLLEKKGIDKAIENDVLILSKKGHKISESFVYRLINDYFSTVSQKIKKSPHVLRHSFATHLLNNGADLNSVKELLGHSSLSSTQIYTHSSLSEIQNVYKNAHPRNKK, from the coding sequence ATGGATTCAAATTTAAATGCATACCAGAATTACTTATTAAAAGAAAAGAACTACTCAGTTCATACAATAAAAGCTTATTTAAGAGATGTTAGTTCTTTTAAACAATACTTGGTGAATAATCACGATAATGTTCAGTTGGAAAATGTCAATTATTCTTTAATCAGAAATTGGATTGTTTTTTTAGTTGAAAGTGATAATTCAAATATATCTGTAAACAGAAAAATTTCCTCGTTAAAATCATTCTATAGGTTTTTGCTAAAAATAAAAGCAATTCAACAAAATCCGCTTTTAAAACATAAATCATTGAAAACGGCAAAAAAAGTTCAAATTCCATTTTCTGAAAATGAATTAAATGATGTTTTTAATTTAAATATTTATAATTCTGATTTTGAGGGAATACGAAATTATTTAATTATAGAGCTTTTTTACACTACAGGAATAAGGAGAGCTGAATTAATAGGATTGAAATTAAGTAATGTAGATCTTTTAAATAAAACAATTAAGGTTTTGGGAAAAAGAAATAAGGAAAGAATTATTCCGCTTCTAGATTGTACTATAGATTTAATTAAAAAGTATTTATTAGAAAAAAAAGGTATAGATAAAGCTATTGAGAATGACGTGTTAATTTTATCAAAAAAAGGTCATAAAATAAGCGAATCGTTTGTTTATAGATTAATAAATGATTACTTTAGTACTGTGTCTCAAAAAATAAAAAAGAGTCCGCACGTTCTTAGGCATTCATTTGCAACTCATTTGCTAAATAATGGAGCTGATTTAAATTCAGTAAAAGAATTGTTGGGTCATTCAAGTTTGTCTTCAACGCAAATTTATACTCATAGCAGTTTGTCTGAGATTCAAAATGTATATAAGAACGCGCATCCTAGAAACAAAAAATAA
- the hpf gene encoding ribosome hibernation-promoting factor, HPF/YfiA family, with amino-acid sequence MKVDIHAVNFNIDRKLVDFIQEKLDKLEKYYDKVVASDVYLKLENTSDKENKTVEIKIHVPGDEILVKKTSKSFEEAIDSAASSAERMLVKRKEKIRMFS; translated from the coding sequence ATGAAGGTAGATATTCACGCAGTAAATTTTAATATCGACAGAAAACTTGTTGATTTTATTCAAGAAAAATTAGATAAGCTAGAAAAGTATTATGATAAGGTTGTTGCTTCTGATGTTTATTTAAAATTAGAGAACACTAGTGATAAAGAGAATAAAACCGTAGAGATTAAAATACATGTACCTGGTGATGAAATTCTTGTAAAGAAAACAAGTAAATCATTTGAGGAGGCTATTGATTCTGCAGCAAGTTCTGCTGAAAGAATGTTAGTGAAAAGGAAAGAGAAAATTAGAATGTTTTCTTAA
- the tuf gene encoding elongation factor Tu, whose amino-acid sequence MAKGNFDRSKPHLNIGTIGHVDHGKTTLTAAITKVLSDAGLSEAKSFDQIDNAPEEKERGITINTSHVEYSTANRHYAHVDCPGHADYVKNMVTGAAQMDGAILVVAATDGPMPQTREHILLGRQVGIPRMVVFMNKVDMVDDAELLELVEMEIRDLLSFYQYDGDNGPVIQGSALGGLNGDAKWVATIMELMDAVDNWIELPARDIDKPFLMPVEDVFTITGRGTVATGRIETGIANTGDAVEIIGMGADKLTSTITGIEMFRQILDRGEAGDNAGILLRGIAKEDIKRGMVIVKPGSVKPHAHFKAEVYILKKEEGGRHTPFHNNYRPQFYVRTTDVTGTITLPAGVEMVMPGDNLTIEVNLLSPIALSVGLRFAVREGGRTVGAGQVTEILD is encoded by the coding sequence ATGGCAAAAGGAAATTTTGATCGTTCGAAACCGCACTTAAATATTGGTACAATCGGGCACGTAGATCACGGAAAAACTACATTAACAGCTGCAATTACAAAAGTATTGTCTGATGCAGGTTTGTCTGAGGCAAAATCATTTGACCAAATTGATAATGCTCCAGAAGAAAAAGAAAGAGGTATTACAATTAATACATCTCATGTTGAGTATTCAACAGCTAATCGTCATTACGCTCACGTTGACTGTCCAGGTCACGCGGATTATGTAAAGAACATGGTTACTGGTGCTGCTCAAATGGATGGAGCTATCTTAGTAGTTGCTGCTACAGATGGACCTATGCCTCAAACAAGAGAGCATATCCTTTTAGGTCGTCAGGTAGGTATTCCTCGTATGGTTGTATTCATGAATAAAGTGGATATGGTTGATGATGCTGAGTTACTTGAATTAGTAGAAATGGAGATTAGAGATTTATTATCTTTCTATCAATATGATGGTGATAATGGTCCTGTTATTCAAGGTTCTGCTTTAGGAGGGTTAAATGGTGATGCTAAATGGGTTGCTACTATCATGGAGTTAATGGATGCGGTTGATAACTGGATTGAATTACCTGCTCGTGATATTGATAAGCCTTTCTTGATGCCTGTTGAGGATGTATTTACAATTACAGGTCGTGGAACTGTTGCTACAGGTCGTATCGAAACTGGTATTGCTAATACGGGTGATGCAGTTGAGATTATTGGTATGGGTGCTGATAAGTTAACTTCTACTATTACTGGTATTGAGATGTTCCGTCAAATCCTTGATAGAGGTGAGGCAGGAGATAATGCAGGTATCTTATTAAGAGGTATTGCTAAAGAAGATATTAAAAGAGGAATGGTTATTGTTAAGCCAGGTTCTGTTAAGCCACACGCTCATTTCAAAGCAGAGGTTTATATCTTGAAAAAAGAAGAAGGTGGACGTCATACTCCATTCCATAATAATTACCGTCCTCAGTTTTATGTACGTACTACTGATGTTACAGGAACTATTACTTTACCAGCTGGTGTAGAGATGGTTATGCCTGGAGATAACTTGACTATTGAAGTTAATTTATTAAGTCCAATCGCATTATCTGTAGGTTTACGTTTTGCTGTCCGTGAAGGAGGTAGAACTGTAGGTGCAGGTCAGGTTACTGAAATTTTAGACTAA
- the secE gene encoding preprotein translocase subunit SecE → MTKLVNYISEAFHELKTNVTWPEWAEVQRLTIVVAVFSILFALLTFGVDELFVKALEGFFNLIK, encoded by the coding sequence ATGACAAAATTAGTTAATTATATATCTGAAGCTTTTCACGAGTTGAAAACAAATGTAACTTGGCCTGAATGGGCTGAAGTTCAACGTTTAACTATTGTTGTAGCTGTTTTTTCGATATTATTTGCTCTTTTAACTTTCGGTGTTGATGAGTTATTTGTAAAGGCTCTTGAAGGGTTTTTTAATTTAATAAAATAA
- the nusG gene encoding transcription termination/antitermination protein NusG — translation MAENSVKKWYVVRAVSGQENKVKAYIETETVRLGMEDYVSQVLVPTEKVVQVRDGKKIAKEKVYFPGYIMVEANLTGEVPHIIKSIPGVIGFLGETKGGEPVPLRMSEVNRMLGKVDELSVKIDNVAIPYSVGETVKVVDGPFNGFNGTIEKVNEEKRKLEVMVKIFGRKTPLELSFMQVEKV, via the coding sequence ATGGCTGAGAACAGTGTTAAAAAGTGGTATGTAGTAAGAGCTGTAAGTGGGCAAGAAAATAAAGTAAAAGCTTATATTGAAACTGAAACAGTGCGTTTGGGTATGGAGGATTATGTTTCTCAGGTACTTGTTCCTACTGAGAAAGTTGTTCAGGTTAGAGATGGTAAAAAAATAGCTAAGGAAAAGGTATATTTTCCGGGTTATATAATGGTTGAAGCTAATCTTACTGGTGAGGTTCCTCATATTATTAAATCTATTCCTGGTGTAATCGGTTTTCTTGGAGAAACAAAAGGTGGAGAGCCTGTTCCTTTAAGAATGTCGGAAGTTAATAGAATGTTAGGTAAAGTTGATGAGTTGTCTGTTAAAATTGACAATGTTGCTATACCTTATTCTGTTGGTGAAACAGTAAAGGTTGTTGATGGGCCTTTTAATGGTTTCAATGGAACTATTGAAAAAGTTAATGAAGAAAAGCGTAAACTTGAGGTAATGGTTAAAATTTTTGGAAGAAAAACACCATTAGAGTTAAGTTTTATGCAAGTTGAAAAAGTATAA
- the rplK gene encoding 50S ribosomal protein L11, with amino-acid sequence MAKEVSKVVKLQVKGGAANPSPPVGPALGAAGVNIMEFCKQFNARTQDKPGKVLPVQITVYKDKSFDFIVKTPPAAIQILEAAKVKSGSGEPNRKKVASVTWDQIRTIAEDKMPDLNAFTMESAMSMLAGTARSMGITVTGDAPFNS; translated from the coding sequence ATGGCAAAAGAAGTTAGTAAAGTAGTTAAACTACAAGTTAAGGGAGGTGCAGCGAATCCATCGCCACCGGTTGGACCTGCTTTGGGTGCTGCTGGAGTTAACATCATGGAGTTCTGTAAGCAATTTAATGCTAGAACACAAGATAAACCCGGCAAAGTGTTACCAGTACAAATTACTGTGTACAAAGATAAATCTTTCGATTTTATTGTAAAAACACCACCAGCAGCGATTCAAATTTTAGAAGCGGCTAAAGTAAAGTCTGGTTCAGGAGAGCCTAACCGTAAAAAAGTAGCTAGTGTTACTTGGGATCAAATTAGAACTATTGCAGAGGACAAAATGCCAGATTTAAATGCATTTACAATGGAATCGGCAATGAGTATGTTAGCTGGTACAGCTAGATCTATGGGTATAACAGTAACAGGAGATGCTCCTTTTAATAGTTAA
- the rplA gene encoding 50S ribosomal protein L1, with the protein MAKLTKKQKEAALKIDKNKLYSLKDASALLKEVASAKFDESVDIAVRLGVDPRKANQMVRGVVTLPHGTGKDVRVLALVTPDKEAEAKAAGADYVGLDDYLQKIKDGWTDVDVIITMPAVMGKLGPLGRILGPRGLMPNPKTGTVTMDVAKAVEEVKSGKIDFKVDKTGIVHAGIGRVSFDANKIYDNAHEIIQTLIKLKPTAAKGTYIKSIYLTSTMSPAIALDPKAV; encoded by the coding sequence ATGGCAAAATTAACAAAGAAACAAAAAGAGGCTGCATTAAAAATTGATAAGAACAAATTATATTCTTTAAAAGATGCTTCTGCATTACTTAAAGAAGTTGCTTCTGCAAAATTTGATGAGTCTGTAGATATTGCTGTTCGTTTAGGAGTTGATCCTAGAAAAGCAAACCAAATGGTTAGAGGTGTTGTTACACTTCCTCATGGTACTGGAAAAGATGTTAGAGTATTAGCATTAGTTACTCCAGATAAAGAAGCTGAAGCTAAAGCTGCAGGTGCAGACTATGTAGGTTTAGATGATTATCTTCAAAAAATTAAAGATGGTTGGACGGATGTTGATGTTATCATCACTATGCCAGCTGTTATGGGTAAATTAGGGCCATTAGGTCGTATTTTAGGACCTAGAGGTTTAATGCCAAACCCTAAAACTGGAACTGTAACTATGGATGTAGCTAAAGCTGTTGAAGAAGTTAAGTCTGGTAAAATTGACTTTAAAGTTGATAAAACAGGTATAGTGCATGCTGGTATTGGAAGAGTTTCTTTCGATGCTAACAAGATCTATGATAATGCACACGAAATAATTCAAACATTAATCAAATTAAAACCAACTGCAGCAAAGGGTACTTATATTAAGTCTATATATCTTACAAGTACAATGAGTCCTGCTATTGCTTTAGATCCTAAGGCAGTATAA